The proteins below are encoded in one region of Apium graveolens cultivar Ventura chromosome 4, ASM990537v1, whole genome shotgun sequence:
- the LOC141718479 gene encoding uncharacterized protein LOC141718479, translating to MNKGKGIFKKPDHLTSWQSRDKKKYCDYHESTGHDTHECRHLKDEVEELIKAGYLGEWIDKVKRRRGNDDKGKDERHPTQEEDVEKTTEIKFQRAESIPTIFRGHPFIVDSNRPSEKNAREARHPPLINIYILEDRPPKIFKGESTDITFRERESRWVHHPHNDALVITMFIGAMNMHRVFLDNGSSANILYYNSYKKLGFPDSDM from the coding sequence ATGAATAAGGGCAAAGGAATTTTCAAGAAACCAGACCATCTGACCTCATGGCAAAGTAGAGACAAGAAAAAATATTGTGACTACCATGAGTCTACCGGCCACGACACCCACGAGTGTCGTCACCTAAAAGATGAAGTtgaagaattgatcaaggctgGATATCTGGGTGAGTGGATTGATAAGGTGAAACGACGCAGAGGAAACGATGACAAGGGCAAAGATGAAAGGCATCCCACACAGGAGGAGGATGTCGAAAAGACAACGGAGATTAAGTTCCAAAGGGCTGAAAGTATTCCTACAATCTTTAGAGGACATCCATTTATTGTTGATAGCAATCGACCATCGGAAAAAAATGCAAGAGAGGCACGACACCCGCCTCTCATCAACATTTATATTTTGGAAGATAGACCTCCAAAAATATTCAAAGGCGAATCTACTGATATTACGTTCAGGGAGAGAGAGTCAAGATGGGTGCATCATCCCCATAACGATGCGCTGGTGATAACTATGTTTATTGGGGCAATGAACATGCATCGGGTCTTCTTGGACAATGGGAGCTCTGCTAACATCCTGTATTACAACTCATACAAAAAATTGGGTTTCCCGGATAGCGACATGTAA